One window of Solwaraspora sp. WMMA2056 genomic DNA carries:
- a CDS encoding alpha/beta hydrolase-fold protein, translated as MRVDVPYRQLPVDQSDVRYRHGPDSVRLPGVPVGRTIEFDWADSAVYPGTARKFWVHLPAQYDPSRPAALLVFQDGWWNLDPAGEVRGAVVLDNLIHNGDLPPMIGVFVDPGSMPDGAAAGDGPGDGGSGAGDGGAAGGGRRKQRNVEYDAFDDRCATFLLSEIIPQVTGRFSITDDPDQWGICGISSGGNCAFTVAWLRPDRFRRVLCCLSSFAQMPGGNPYPELIRDIPRKPLRIFLQAAHRDINWNEPERNWLASNLHVAAALAQSGYDFRLVLGDGGHSPNHPGALLPDALRWLWRPAFQDQLM; from the coding sequence CTGCGGGTGGACGTGCCGTACCGGCAGTTGCCGGTCGACCAGTCCGACGTCCGCTACCGGCACGGCCCCGACTCGGTACGCCTACCCGGTGTCCCGGTCGGCCGGACCATCGAGTTCGACTGGGCGGACAGCGCCGTCTACCCGGGTACGGCGCGGAAGTTCTGGGTGCACCTGCCGGCGCAGTACGACCCGTCCCGCCCTGCCGCCCTGTTGGTGTTCCAGGACGGCTGGTGGAACCTGGACCCGGCCGGCGAGGTCCGTGGCGCCGTCGTCCTGGACAACCTGATCCACAACGGCGACCTCCCTCCGATGATCGGTGTGTTCGTCGACCCTGGGTCCATGCCTGACGGCGCTGCCGCTGGTGACGGCCCTGGTGACGGCGGCAGCGGCGCTGGTGACGGTGGCGCTGCTGGCGGCGGCAGGCGTAAGCAGCGCAACGTCGAGTACGACGCTTTCGACGACCGCTGTGCCACCTTCCTGTTGAGCGAGATCATCCCCCAGGTGACAGGGCGTTTTTCGATCACCGATGACCCGGATCAGTGGGGGATCTGCGGGATCAGCAGCGGCGGCAACTGCGCTTTCACTGTCGCCTGGCTGCGCCCGGACAGGTTCCGCCGGGTGCTCTGCTGCCTGTCCAGCTTCGCCCAGATGCCCGGCGGCAACCCTTATCCGGAGCTGATCCGGGACATCCCACGCAAGCCTTTGCGGATCTTCCTGCAGGCCGCGCACCGGGACATCAACTGGAACGAGCCGGAGCGCAACTGGCTCGCCAGCAACCTGCACGTCGCGGCCGCCCTGGCGCAGTCCGGATACGACTTCCGGCTGGTGCTCGGCGACGGTGGGCACAGCCCGAACCACCCCGGCGCGCTGCTGCCGGATGCGCTGCGCTGGCTCTGGCGACCCGCGTTTCAAGATCAGTTGATGTAA
- the serS gene encoding serine--tRNA ligase: MIDLRLLRDDPDLFRASQRARGESESRVDDLIATDEARRTAVQAFEALRAEQKQLGKRLSRAEPAEKLELLARTKKLSAQVKAAETAVTEAEQALRRAQLAFPNLVEDGAPSGGEDDYVVLREVGDRPDIDNPRDHLAIGEALGAIDVERGAKVSGSRFYYLTGVGALLQLGLLQLAIAQAVEYGLTPTITPVLVKPESMEGTGFLGEHASEVYRLEADDLYLVGTSEVPLAAYHSNEILTLDGPVRYAGWSSCFRREAGSYGRDVRGILRVHQFDKVEMFSFCPPEQAHDEHLRLLAWEEEMLAKVEIPYRVIDVAAGDLGTSAARKYDCEAWVPSQGRYREVTSTSNCTTFQARRLNIRYRDAEGRTQPVATLNGTLATTRWLIPILENHQQPDGSVRVPKALQPYLGGRDVLEPLATA; this comes from the coding sequence GTGATCGATCTCCGCCTGCTCCGTGACGACCCGGACCTCTTCCGTGCCAGCCAGCGTGCCCGCGGTGAGTCCGAGTCCCGGGTGGACGATCTGATCGCCACCGACGAGGCCCGACGGACGGCCGTGCAGGCGTTCGAGGCGTTGCGTGCCGAGCAGAAGCAACTCGGCAAGCGCCTGTCCCGGGCCGAACCGGCCGAGAAGCTTGAGCTGCTCGCCCGTACCAAGAAGTTGTCGGCCCAGGTGAAGGCGGCCGAAACGGCCGTGACCGAGGCCGAGCAGGCGCTGCGCCGGGCGCAGTTGGCCTTCCCCAACCTGGTCGAGGACGGGGCGCCGTCCGGCGGCGAGGACGACTACGTCGTGCTGCGCGAGGTCGGTGACCGGCCCGACATCGACAACCCCCGCGATCACCTGGCGATCGGCGAGGCGCTCGGCGCGATCGACGTCGAACGCGGCGCGAAGGTCTCCGGCAGCCGGTTCTACTACCTGACCGGCGTCGGCGCGCTGCTGCAACTTGGCCTGCTGCAGCTGGCCATCGCCCAGGCCGTCGAGTACGGCCTCACCCCGACGATCACCCCGGTGCTGGTCAAGCCGGAGTCGATGGAGGGCACCGGTTTCCTCGGCGAGCACGCCAGCGAGGTCTACCGGCTCGAAGCCGACGACCTGTACCTGGTCGGCACCAGCGAGGTGCCGCTGGCGGCGTACCACTCGAACGAGATCCTGACCCTCGACGGCCCGGTCCGCTACGCCGGCTGGTCGTCGTGCTTCCGGCGCGAAGCCGGGTCGTACGGCCGGGACGTGCGCGGCATCCTGCGGGTGCACCAGTTCGACAAGGTGGAGATGTTCTCCTTCTGCCCGCCGGAGCAGGCCCACGACGAGCATCTGCGGCTGCTCGCCTGGGAGGAGGAGATGCTGGCCAAGGTCGAGATCCCGTACCGGGTGATCGACGTCGCCGCCGGCGACCTGGGCACCAGCGCGGCCCGCAAGTACGACTGCGAGGCGTGGGTGCCGTCGCAGGGCCGCTACCGCGAGGTCACCTCCACGTCGAACTGCACCACCTTCCAGGCCCGCCGGCTGAACATCCGCTACCGCGACGCCGAGGGCCGCACCCAGCCGGTGGCGACCCTCAACGGCACCCTGGCGACGACCCGGTGGCTGATCCCGATCCTGGAGAACCACCAGCAGCCGGACGGTTCGGTACGGGTGCCGAAGGCGCTGCAGCCCTACCTCGGCGGCCGCGACGTCCTGGAACCCCTGGCCACCGCCTGA
- a CDS encoding OsmC family protein yields MPIRTASARWQGNLTEGSGTIRTGKGGYEGNYSFKSRFEEGEGTNPEELIGAAHAGCFSMAFSKGLADAGFTPTSVQTTASVHLDKIDAGMTVTRIDLETVGEVPGIDPDTFQKLAEAAKANCPISRLLSPGAEITLNASLSV; encoded by the coding sequence ATGCCTATCCGTACCGCATCAGCCCGCTGGCAGGGCAATCTGACCGAGGGTTCCGGCACCATCCGCACCGGCAAGGGCGGATACGAGGGGAACTATTCGTTCAAGTCCCGTTTCGAGGAGGGCGAGGGCACCAACCCGGAGGAGCTGATCGGGGCGGCCCACGCCGGCTGCTTCTCGATGGCGTTCTCCAAGGGGCTGGCGGACGCCGGCTTCACGCCGACGTCGGTGCAGACCACCGCGTCGGTGCACCTGGACAAGATCGACGCCGGGATGACCGTCACCCGCATCGACCTGGAGACGGTCGGTGAGGTCCCGGGCATCGACCCGGACACGTTCCAGAAGCTGGCCGAGGCCGCGAAGGCCAACTGCCCGATCTCCCGGCTGCTGTCGCCGGGCGCCGAGATCACCTTGAACGCCAGCCTGTCCGTCTGA